The following are encoded together in the Tepidiforma bonchosmolovskayae genome:
- a CDS encoding Gfo/Idh/MocA family protein: MSTIRIGLIGAGANTAAQHIPGFRRIPGVEIVGVVNRTPESSRRVADQFGIPRVFESPEALCADPEIDAVCIGTWPYKHRDYTIMALEAGKHVLCEARMAMDLPEALEMLAAARRHPELVAQLVPAPFDFRLGPTITRLIAEGALGEVREVTVRVLNGQGLDPHAPLHWRQRRDYSGRNVQMFGIYVEIIERWLGRHAGSVTADGAILIPERRDPETGQMAPVTVPDTYVVCGELARGARITYHLSTMAAGAEANGIAIHGTKAVLRWHPGDTAEIVPFGQQHGHAIEPDPGTDRGWRVEEDFIASIREGAPVRLTNFEDGVAYMRVVDAAHRSWEEGRRLPLGE; the protein is encoded by the coding sequence ATGAGCACCATCCGCATCGGCCTCATCGGCGCGGGCGCCAACACCGCCGCCCAGCACATCCCCGGCTTCCGCCGCATCCCCGGCGTCGAAATCGTCGGCGTCGTCAACCGCACCCCCGAGAGCTCCCGCCGCGTCGCCGACCAGTTCGGCATCCCGCGCGTCTTCGAAAGCCCCGAAGCCCTCTGCGCCGACCCCGAAATCGACGCTGTCTGCATCGGCACCTGGCCGTACAAACACCGCGACTACACCATCATGGCCCTCGAAGCCGGCAAGCACGTCCTCTGCGAAGCCCGCATGGCGATGGACCTGCCCGAGGCGCTCGAGATGCTCGCCGCCGCCCGGCGCCACCCGGAACTCGTCGCCCAGCTCGTGCCCGCCCCGTTCGATTTCCGCCTCGGGCCGACGATCACCCGGCTCATCGCCGAAGGCGCCCTCGGCGAAGTCCGCGAAGTCACCGTCCGCGTCCTCAACGGGCAGGGGCTCGACCCCCACGCCCCGCTTCACTGGCGGCAGCGGCGCGACTACTCCGGGCGAAACGTGCAGATGTTTGGCATTTACGTCGAAATCATCGAGCGGTGGCTCGGCCGCCACGCCGGCAGCGTCACCGCCGACGGCGCCATCCTCATCCCCGAGCGGCGCGACCCCGAGACCGGGCAGATGGCGCCTGTCACCGTGCCCGATACGTACGTTGTCTGCGGCGAGCTCGCCCGCGGCGCGCGCATCACCTACCACCTGAGCACGATGGCCGCCGGCGCCGAAGCGAACGGCATCGCCATCCACGGCACGAAGGCGGTGCTCCGCTGGCACCCCGGCGACACTGCGGAGATCGTCCCCTTCGGCCAGCAGCACGGCCACGCCATCGAACCCGACCCCGGCACCGACCGCGGCTGGCGGGTCGAAGAGGACTTCATCGCCTCCATCCGCGAGGGCGCACCCGTCCGGCTTACCAACTTCGAAGACGGCGTCGCGTACATGCGCGTCGTCGATGCCGCCCACCGCAGCTGGGAAGAAGGCCGCCGCCTGCCCCTCGGCGAGTAA